Proteins found in one Sulfuricurvum sp. IAE1 genomic segment:
- a CDS encoding type II toxin-antitoxin system Phd/YefM family antitoxin has protein sequence MTAITYTSAREQFARTIDTAVNDHIPVLITRRSGGNAVLMSEEDFRSYEETAYLMQSTTNAVRLNSAIESLRSGRGIEKELIEE, from the coding sequence ATGACCGCCATTACTTATACATCTGCACGTGAACAGTTTGCCCGTACGATCGATACGGCTGTCAATGACCATATTCCCGTACTCATCACGCGACGAAGCGGAGGCAATGCCGTGTTAATGTCTGAAGAAGATTTCCGCTCCTATGAGGAGACCGCTTATCTGATGCAAAGTACAACCAATGCTGTGCGTCTCAACAGCGCTATCGAATCGTTGCGCAGCGGACGCGGAATCGAAAAAGAGTTGATTGAGGAATGA